The following are encoded together in the Neofelis nebulosa isolate mNeoNeb1 chromosome 9, mNeoNeb1.pri, whole genome shotgun sequence genome:
- the SNX5 gene encoding sorting nexin-5 isoform X2 encodes MAAVPELLQQEEDRSKLRSVSVDLNVDPSLQIDIPDALSERDKVKFTVHTKTTLPTFQSPEFSVTRQHEDFVWLHDTLIETADYAGLIIPPAPTKPDFDGPREKMQKLGEGEGSMTKEEFAKMKQELEAEYLAVFKKTVSSHEVFLQRLSSHPVLSKDRNFHVFLEYDQDLSVRRKNTKEMFGGFFKSVVKSADEVLFSGVKEVDDFFEQEKNFLINYYNRIKDSCAKADKMTRSHKNVADDYIHTAACLHSLALEEPTVIKKYLLKVAELFEKLRKVESRVSSDEDLKLTELLRYYMLNIEAAKDLLYRRTKALTDYENSNKALDKARLKSKDVKLAEAHQQECCQKFEQLSESAKEELINFKRKRVAAFRKNLIEMSELEIKHARNNVSLLQSCIDLFKNN; translated from the exons CTGAGATCTGTATCTGTGGACCTGAATGTTGATCCCTCGCTTCAGATTGACATACCTGATGCACTCAGTGAGAGAGATAAGGTCAAATTTACAGTGCACACCAAG ACAACGCTGCCCACGTTTCAGAGCCCAGAGTTTTCTGTTACAAGGCAACATGAAGACTTTGTGTGGCTACATGATACTCTTATTGAAACCGCAGACTATGCTGGGCTTATC ATTCCGCCTGCTCCTACAAAGCCTGACTTCGATGGCCCTCGAGAAAAGATGCAGAAACTGGGAGAGGGTGAAGGGTCTATGACCAAAGAAGAATTTGCTAAGATGAAGCAAGAGCTGGAAGC TGAGTATCTTGCAGTCTTTAAGAAGACTGTGTCCTCTCATGAAGTCTTTCTGCAGCGGCTCTCCTCTCACCCTGTTCTCAGTAAAGATCGCAACTTCCATGTGTTCCTGGAATATGATCAGGAT CTAAGTGTCAGGCGGAAAAATACCAAAGAGATGTTTGGTGGCTTTTTCAAAAGTGTGGTGAAAAGTGCTGATGAAGTCCTTTTTTCTGGAGTTAAA gAGGTAGATGACTTCTTTGAGCAAGAAAAGAATTTCCTCATTAACTATTATAATAGGATCAAGGATTCATGTGCAAAAGCTGACAAAATGACCCGATCTCATAAAA ATGTTGCAGATGACTATATCCACACTGCAGCCTGCCTGCATAGCCTGGCTTTAGAAGAGCCCACGGTCATCAAAAA GTACCTTTTGAAGGTTGCTGAGCTATTTGAAAAACTTAGG aaagtagAGAGTCGAGTCTCCTCAGATGAAGATTTAAAGCTGACGGAACTTCTCCGATACTACATGCTCAACATAGAGGCTGCTAAG GATCTCTTATACAGACGCACCAAAGCCCTCACCGACTATGAGAACTCAAACAAAGCATTGGATAAGGCCAGGTTGAAAAGCAAAGATGTCAAGTTGGCTGAGGCACACCAGCAAGAATGCTGCCAGAAATTTGAACAGCTCTCTGAATCTGCAAAAGAAG AACTAATCAACTTCAAACGAAAGAGAGTGGCAGCATTTAGAAAGAATCTAATTGAAATGTCTGAACTGGAAATAAAGCATGCCAGG AACAATGTCTCCCTCCTGCAGAGCTGCATTGACTTGTTTAAGAACAACTGA
- the SNX5 gene encoding sorting nexin-5 isoform X1, with the protein MQKLGEGEGSMTKEEFAKMKQELEAEYLAVFKKTVSSHEVFLQRLSSHPVLSKDRNFHVFLEYDQDLSVRRKNTKEMFGGFFKSVVKSADEVLFSGVKEVDDFFEQEKNFLINYYNRIKDSCAKADKMTRSHKNVADDYIHTAACLHSLALEEPTVIKKYLLKVAELFEKLRKVESRVSSDEDLKLTELLRYYMLNIEAAKDLLYRRTKALTDYENSNKALDKARLKSKDVKLAEAHQQECCQKFEQLSESAKEELINFKRKRVAAFRKNLIEMSELEIKHARNNVSLLQSCIDLFKNN; encoded by the exons ATGCAGAAACTGGGAGAGGGTGAAGGGTCTATGACCAAAGAAGAATTTGCTAAGATGAAGCAAGAGCTGGAAGC TGAGTATCTTGCAGTCTTTAAGAAGACTGTGTCCTCTCATGAAGTCTTTCTGCAGCGGCTCTCCTCTCACCCTGTTCTCAGTAAAGATCGCAACTTCCATGTGTTCCTGGAATATGATCAGGAT CTAAGTGTCAGGCGGAAAAATACCAAAGAGATGTTTGGTGGCTTTTTCAAAAGTGTGGTGAAAAGTGCTGATGAAGTCCTTTTTTCTGGAGTTAAA gAGGTAGATGACTTCTTTGAGCAAGAAAAGAATTTCCTCATTAACTATTATAATAGGATCAAGGATTCATGTGCAAAAGCTGACAAAATGACCCGATCTCATAAAA ATGTTGCAGATGACTATATCCACACTGCAGCCTGCCTGCATAGCCTGGCTTTAGAAGAGCCCACGGTCATCAAAAA GTACCTTTTGAAGGTTGCTGAGCTATTTGAAAAACTTAGG aaagtagAGAGTCGAGTCTCCTCAGATGAAGATTTAAAGCTGACGGAACTTCTCCGATACTACATGCTCAACATAGAGGCTGCTAAG GATCTCTTATACAGACGCACCAAAGCCCTCACCGACTATGAGAACTCAAACAAAGCATTGGATAAGGCCAGGTTGAAAAGCAAAGATGTCAAGTTGGCTGAGGCACACCAGCAAGAATGCTGCCAGAAATTTGAACAGCTCTCTGAATCTGCAAAAGAAG AACTAATCAACTTCAAACGAAAGAGAGTGGCAGCATTTAGAAAGAATCTAATTGAAATGTCTGAACTGGAAATAAAGCATGCCAGG AACAATGTCTCCCTCCTGCAGAGCTGCATTGACTTGTTTAAGAACAACTGA